A window of the Acidithiobacillus thiooxidans ATCC 19377 genome harbors these coding sequences:
- the moaB gene encoding molybdenum cofactor biosynthesis protein B, translating into MSNVHSATDSKVFNPLAIAILTVSDTRTPETDKSGDKIAELALAAGHQIAARCILPDTAETLRQQMQSWISDPAIDVIIATGGTGVTGRDVTPEALAPLISKPIPGFGELFRMLSYEEIGTSTIQSRAEAAICTGTIVFLLPGSTGGVRLGMEAIIIPQLDNRHRPCNLSELLPRIRHEH; encoded by the coding sequence GTGAGTAATGTGCATTCTGCAACTGATAGTAAAGTCTTTAATCCTCTCGCCATTGCCATCCTCACTGTTTCCGATACCCGCACCCCGGAAACCGACAAATCCGGCGACAAAATTGCGGAGCTGGCCCTGGCCGCTGGGCACCAGATAGCGGCGCGCTGCATCCTGCCCGATACGGCGGAAACCCTTCGCCAGCAGATGCAAAGCTGGATAAGCGACCCGGCCATTGACGTCATCATCGCCACCGGCGGCACCGGAGTCACCGGACGGGACGTAACCCCGGAGGCTCTCGCACCCCTGATCAGCAAACCCATTCCGGGCTTTGGTGAATTATTCCGCATGTTGTCCTATGAAGAAATTGGCACTAGCACCATTCAGTCCCGGGCCGAAGCCGCCATTTGTACGGGCACCATCGTCTTTCTGCTGCCCGGTTCTACCGGAGGCGTCCGCCTGGGTATGGAAGCCATCATCATTCCGCAACTGGATAACCGGCATCGCCCCTGCAATCTCAGTGAGTTGTTACCGCGTATTCGTCATGAACACTGA
- a CDS encoding class I SAM-dependent methyltransferase encodes MSEDAADRQARWNNCYARSDPQQAPPLPLLKAQAALLPAQGKALDLACGRGANALFLARRGLETWAWDYADPAIAAVQQAAAGLSLHAQCRDVLAQPPEPDCFDVIVVAHFLHRPLFPILAQAIKAHGLLFYETWAGPYAGRGPQNPDFRLRPGELNHAFPGLKLLMLEEDADRSAGVWRAPARPVTLT; translated from the coding sequence ATGTCTGAAGACGCAGCAGATCGGCAGGCGCGCTGGAATAACTGCTATGCCCGGAGCGACCCCCAACAAGCACCGCCTCTGCCCCTGCTCAAGGCGCAGGCGGCTTTGCTACCCGCACAGGGCAAGGCGCTGGATCTTGCCTGTGGTCGGGGGGCTAATGCCTTGTTCCTCGCCAGACGGGGCCTGGAAACCTGGGCCTGGGATTACGCCGACCCGGCCATTGCCGCCGTCCAGCAGGCAGCGGCGGGGCTGTCCCTCCATGCCCAATGCCGGGATGTGCTGGCGCAGCCACCGGAGCCGGACTGCTTCGACGTGATCGTGGTTGCCCATTTTTTACACCGCCCGCTTTTCCCGATATTGGCGCAGGCCATAAAAGCCCACGGTTTGCTGTTCTACGAAACCTGGGCCGGGCCTTATGCCGGGCGCGGACCACAAAATCCGGATTTTCGTCTGCGTCCGGGTGAACTGAACCATGCCTTTCCGGGCTTAAAGTTGCTGATGCTGGAGGAAGACGCCGACCGCAGCGCTGGCGTCTGGAGAGCGCCTGCCCGCCCTGTTACACTGACGTAA
- a CDS encoding copper resistance protein NlpE: protein MTRNGRLSIIVFAIISLSACAKLPVKVAEPAAPAAKANTKAAAPDMHSSQTALDWAGTYVGTLPCADCPGVRETLVLHKDQTYALSTHYVDRPGSAFSRSNSFTWINGQTIRLEGMQQPMYFRVGENQLIQLGMDGQPITGPMAAKMVLKKMQTGKIQ from the coding sequence ATGACCCGGAATGGCCGTTTGAGCATTATTGTCTTCGCCATCATTTCCCTGAGTGCCTGCGCCAAGCTGCCCGTCAAGGTGGCTGAACCCGCTGCGCCAGCAGCCAAAGCAAATACCAAGGCCGCCGCGCCGGACATGCACAGCAGCCAGACGGCCCTCGACTGGGCCGGAACCTACGTGGGGACCCTGCCCTGTGCCGATTGTCCCGGAGTGCGCGAAACCCTGGTGCTGCACAAAGACCAAACCTATGCCCTGAGCACTCACTATGTAGACCGTCCGGGTTCGGCCTTTTCGCGCAGTAACAGCTTCACCTGGATCAATGGTCAAACTATCCGGCTGGAAGGCATGCAACAACCCATGTACTTTCGGGTAGGAGAAAACCAGCTTATTCAGTTGGGAATGGATGGCCAGCCCATTACCGGACCAATGGCGGCAAAAATGGTGTTGAAGAAAATGCAAACAGGAAAAATCCAATGA
- a CDS encoding type I restriction-modification system subunit M: MTSIQQRAALQRQIWAIANDVRGAVDGWDFKQYVLGTLFYRFISENFAIYIEADDDSIHYAELPDNIITPDIKDDAIKTKGYFIYPSQLFANVAARANSNESLNTDLADIFAAIENSASGYPSGRDIKGLFADFDTTSNRLGNTVKDKNTRLAAVLKGVAGLDFGDAHSGDFESNHIDLFGDAYEFLISNYAANAGKSGGEFFTPQHVSKLIAQLAMHKQTRVNKIYDPACGSGSLLLQAKKHFDAHIIEDGFYGQELNHTTYNLARMNMFLHNINYDKFNIQLGDTLIAPHFDGDKPFDAIVSNPPYSVKWIGSDDPTLINDDRFAPAGVLAPKSKADFAFVLHALSYLSSRGRAAIVCFPGIFYRGGAEQKIRQYLVDNNFVETVISLAPNLFYGTTIAVTILVLSKHKTDTTTQFIDASGLFKKETNNNLLLDTHIDEIMAVFDSKANVEHFARSVPFEQVAANDYNLSVSSYVEARDTREVVDIAELNSDLKTTVARIDQLRKEIDAIVAEIEA, from the coding sequence ATGACCAGCATCCAGCAACGCGCCGCCCTGCAACGACAAATATGGGCGATTGCCAATGATGTACGCGGCGCAGTCGATGGCTGGGATTTCAAGCAATACGTGCTAGGCACCCTGTTTTACCGCTTCATCAGCGAAAACTTCGCTATTTATATCGAAGCCGATGACGACAGCATCCACTACGCCGAGTTGCCGGACAACATCATCACCCCGGACATCAAAGACGATGCCATCAAAACCAAGGGCTATTTTATTTACCCCAGCCAGTTGTTTGCCAATGTGGCCGCCCGCGCCAACAGCAACGAAAGCCTGAATACGGATTTGGCCGATATTTTTGCCGCTATCGAAAATTCTGCCAGCGGTTACCCCTCCGGGCGCGACATCAAAGGCCTGTTTGCCGACTTCGACACCACCAGCAATCGTCTGGGCAACACCGTCAAAGATAAAAACACCCGCCTCGCTGCCGTGCTCAAAGGTGTTGCCGGTCTGGATTTTGGTGATGCGCATAGCGGTGACTTTGAAAGTAACCACATCGACTTGTTTGGCGATGCCTACGAATTTCTCATTTCCAACTACGCCGCCAATGCCGGTAAATCGGGCGGTGAGTTTTTTACACCACAACATGTTTCCAAACTCATCGCCCAGTTGGCCATGCACAAGCAAACCCGCGTCAACAAGATTTACGATCCTGCCTGCGGCTCCGGCTCCCTGCTACTGCAAGCCAAAAAGCATTTTGACGCGCACATTATCGAAGACGGGTTTTACGGGCAGGAACTCAACCACACCACCTACAACCTGGCGCGGATGAATATGTTCCTGCACAACATCAATTACGACAAATTCAACATCCAGTTGGGGGACACCCTCATCGCCCCCCATTTTGACGGCGACAAGCCCTTTGATGCCATCGTCTCCAATCCGCCCTATTCCGTAAAATGGATCGGCAGTGACGACCCCACCCTCATCAACGACGACCGCTTTGCCCCGGCGGGCGTACTGGCCCCCAAATCCAAAGCCGACTTTGCCTTTGTACTGCACGCCCTCAGTTACCTTTCAAGCCGTGGCCGCGCCGCCATCGTCTGTTTTCCTGGTATTTTTTACCGGGGCGGTGCCGAGCAGAAAATCCGTCAATATCTGGTGGATAACAATTTCGTCGAAACCGTCATCTCACTCGCGCCCAACCTGTTTTATGGCACCACCATCGCCGTGACCATTTTGGTGCTCTCCAAACACAAGACAGACACCACCACCCAGTTCATTGATGCCAGTGGCCTGTTCAAAAAAGAAACCAACAACAACCTGCTGCTGGATACCCACATCGACGAGATCATGGCCGTGTTCGACAGCAAGGCGAATGTCGAGCACTTTGCCCGTTCCGTACCGTTTGAGCAGGTTGCCGCCAATGATTACAACCTCTCGGTGAGCAGCTATGTCGAAGCCCGCGACACCCGCGAGGTGGTGGATATTGCAGAGCTCAATAGCGATTTGAAAACCACCGTGGCAAGAATCGACCAGCTACGCAAAGAGATAGATGCCATTGTGGCCGAGATTGAGGCATGA
- a CDS encoding PDDEXK nuclease domain-containing protein — MNDHPIALTQPPAGYADWLAELKARIHRAQQHATLAVNRELVLLYWQIGQDILTRQAAQGWGAKVIERLAHDLRNAFPEMKGFSRANLMYMRAFAEAWPDEQIVQQAVGQLPWGHNLVLLTRLKQPEQRLAYAQAAIEQGWSRNVLNIHIETRLLERTGKAVTNFAERLPPPGSDLARESLKDPYLFDFLNVGKEADEREIESALVEHITHFLLELGAGFAFVGRQVLLDVGGDEFFIDLLFYHLKLRCYVVIELKTGKFKPEHLGQLGFYMTAVDKQIKHELDNATIGLLLCKSKNKVVAEYALGDKTQPMGIAEYKLVEALPENLKTNLPSIEQIERELQGDEA, encoded by the coding sequence ATGAACGATCACCCCATCGCACTCACACAACCGCCCGCAGGCTATGCCGACTGGCTGGCCGAATTAAAAGCGCGCATTCACCGCGCCCAACAACACGCCACGCTCGCCGTCAACCGCGAACTGGTTTTGTTGTACTGGCAAATTGGCCAAGACATCCTGACACGGCAGGCCGCACAAGGCTGGGGCGCGAAAGTGATCGAGCGGCTGGCGCATGATTTGCGCAACGCTTTTCCCGAGATGAAGGGCTTCTCCCGCGCCAACCTCATGTATATGCGTGCCTTTGCCGAGGCCTGGCCAGACGAGCAAATTGTCCAACAGGCTGTTGGACAATTGCCTTGGGGACACAATCTGGTCTTGCTGACCCGACTGAAGCAACCGGAACAGCGTCTGGCCTATGCCCAGGCCGCCATCGAACAGGGTTGGTCGCGCAATGTGCTGAATATCCACATTGAAACCCGACTTCTTGAACGCACCGGCAAAGCGGTTACCAACTTTGCCGAACGCCTGCCCCCGCCGGGTAGTGATTTAGCGCGGGAATCGCTCAAAGACCCCTATCTGTTCGATTTTCTCAATGTGGGCAAAGAAGCCGACGAACGCGAAATTGAATCGGCGCTAGTCGAGCACATTACCCACTTTTTGCTGGAATTAGGCGCAGGCTTTGCCTTTGTGGGGCGGCAGGTGTTGCTGGATGTAGGCGGTGACGAATTCTTTATTGACCTGCTGTTTTATCACCTCAAATTGCGCTGCTATGTCGTGATTGAACTCAAGACCGGTAAATTCAAGCCCGAGCATCTAGGGCAATTGGGTTTTTACATGACGGCGGTGGACAAGCAAATCAAGCATGAACTCGATAACGCCACCATCGGCCTGCTGCTGTGCAAAAGCAAAAACAAAGTGGTGGCTGAATATGCCCTGGGCGATAAAACCCAGCCCATGGGCATAGCTGAATATAAACTCGTGGAAGCCCTCCCCGAAAACCTTAAAACCAACCTGCCCAGCATTGAACAGATAGAGCGGGAATTGCAGGGAGATGAGGCATGA
- a CDS encoding restriction endonuclease subunit S: MSSGNFLDKLLDGVAVEWIEVGELISPQRGRRLVKSQLEEVGSYAVYQNSMKPLGYYHKSNAQAGATFVIVAGAAGEIGFSDVAFWAADDVYFFPEANAVNNKYLYHFLLTKQHEISSQVRRTSVPRLSIAAVEKLKIPIPCPENPKKSLEIQAEIVRILDTFTELTTELTTELTTELTTELTTELNLRKKQYNHYRDQLLSFENGEVEWKTLGEVALDFGRGKSKHRPRNDEKLYGGDIPFIQTGDIRNAAHVITQYSQTYSELGLIQSKLWPKGTLCVTIAANIAETSILGFDACFPDSVIGFIANPEKTSSGYVEYLLSSLKTKLEEKGQGSAQSNINLGTFENLKLPFPSLAEQARIVAILDKFDALTTSLTEGLPCEIELRQKQYDYYRDLLLRFPKPTQAGECP, encoded by the coding sequence ATGAGCAGCGGGAATTTTTTGGACAAGCTGCTGGATGGGGTGGCGGTGGAGTGGATCGAGGTGGGCGAGTTAATTTCACCCCAGCGCGGGAGAAGACTCGTCAAAAGCCAATTAGAAGAAGTCGGTAGTTATGCTGTCTATCAGAACAGCATGAAGCCGCTCGGCTACTACCATAAAAGTAATGCTCAAGCCGGGGCAACCTTTGTGATTGTTGCCGGCGCGGCGGGCGAGATTGGTTTTAGCGATGTTGCTTTCTGGGCCGCAGATGATGTCTATTTCTTCCCAGAAGCAAATGCTGTTAATAACAAATATCTGTATCACTTTCTTCTAACGAAACAGCATGAAATTTCATCTCAAGTACGCAGGACAAGTGTTCCTCGCCTATCAATAGCTGCGGTTGAAAAGCTAAAAATCCCCATCCCCTGCCCAGAAAACCCCAAAAAATCGTTGGAAATCCAAGCCGAAATCGTTCGCATTCTGGACACCTTCACCGAGCTGACCACCGAGCTGACCACCGAGCTGACCACCGAGCTGACCACCGAGCTGACCACCGAGCTTAATCTACGCAAAAAACAATACAACCACTACCGCGACCAATTGTTGAGTTTTGAAAACGGCGAAGTGGAGTGGAAGACGTTGGGAGAAGTGGCCTTAGATTTTGGTAGAGGCAAATCTAAACATCGTCCTAGAAATGATGAAAAATTGTATGGCGGTGATATACCTTTCATCCAGACCGGAGATATTAGAAATGCGGCGCATGTCATTACACAATATAGCCAGACCTATAGCGAGCTTGGGCTAATACAAAGCAAATTGTGGCCTAAAGGGACATTGTGCGTAACTATTGCTGCTAATATTGCTGAAACATCCATTTTAGGATTTGATGCATGTTTTCCTGATAGCGTCATCGGTTTTATAGCTAATCCTGAAAAGACCAGTTCAGGTTATGTTGAATACCTACTGTCTTCATTAAAAACAAAGCTAGAAGAAAAAGGCCAGGGCAGTGCCCAAAGCAATATAAATCTAGGCACATTTGAAAATCTAAAATTACCTTTCCCCTCATTGGCCGAACAAGCCCGCATCGTCGCCATCCTCGACAAGTTCGACGCACTGACCACCTCCCTCACCGAAGGCCTACCCTGCGAAATCGAACTGCGCCAAAAGCAATACGATTATTACCGCGATCTGCTGCTCCGCTTTCCCAAGCCAACTCAAGCAGGAGAATGCCCATGA
- the rhuM gene encoding virulence protein RhuM/Fic/DOC family protein, producing the protein MNHENTQIQIYQSDDGQLELKVAFDQDTVWLSQSQMADLFGTKRPAITKHLSNIYKSGELSEDSTCSILEHMADHGQSYKTKQYNLDAIISVGYRVNSSRATQFRIWATRTLKQHLVQGYTLNQRRLQERGIEFEQAMALLSQTLSNQQLVNAEGAAVLSVISDYARSWSLLQGYDEQSLGELNSKQSAMLALNLDEALNAIHELKQALITKGEATELFGQLRGNGLESAIATIEQGYGDELFYPNVASRAAHLLYFVIKNHPLADGNKRSGSFLFLWYLRRNQHLLARPVERLINDNTLVALALLVAESDPAQKSLMIRLIEHFILLKEDGNAL; encoded by the coding sequence ATGAATCATGAAAACACGCAGATTCAAATCTATCAGTCCGACGATGGTCAGCTTGAGCTGAAGGTGGCCTTTGACCAAGACACCGTTTGGTTGTCGCAATCACAAATGGCTGATTTGTTCGGCACCAAGCGACCAGCCATTACCAAACATTTGAGCAATATTTATAAATCGGGTGAGTTGTCTGAAGATAGCACCTGTTCCATTTTGGAACATATGGCTGACCATGGCCAAAGCTACAAAACCAAACAGTACAATCTTGATGCCATTATTTCGGTGGGATATCGCGTTAACTCCAGTCGCGCCACTCAATTTCGTATCTGGGCCACTCGCACCCTCAAACAACATTTGGTGCAGGGGTACACCCTTAATCAACGCCGCTTGCAAGAGCGCGGCATCGAATTTGAGCAAGCGATGGCGCTTTTATCCCAGACCCTCAGCAACCAGCAGTTGGTGAACGCTGAAGGCGCAGCGGTGCTTTCGGTGATCAGCGACTATGCCCGGAGCTGGAGTCTGTTGCAGGGCTATGATGAACAAAGTCTGGGGGAGCTGAACAGTAAACAGTCGGCCATGCTGGCGCTGAATCTGGACGAGGCGCTAAACGCCATCCATGAATTAAAACAAGCACTGATCACCAAGGGTGAAGCCACGGAATTATTTGGTCAGTTGCGCGGCAATGGCCTCGAATCGGCTATTGCCACCATCGAGCAGGGTTATGGTGACGAACTTTTTTATCCGAATGTCGCAAGTCGCGCCGCGCACCTGCTGTATTTTGTGATTAAAAATCACCCGTTGGCTGATGGTAATAAGCGCAGCGGTTCATTTTTGTTTTTATGGTACTTGCGCCGCAATCAGCATTTATTGGCCAGGCCCGTGGAGCGATTGATTAACGACAACACGCTGGTCGCCTTGGCCTTGCTGGTCGCGGAAAGCGATCCAGCGCAAAAATCGCTGATGATTCGCCTGATCGAGCATTTTATTTTGCTGAAAGAGGACGGCAATGCCTTATAA
- a CDS encoding Fic family protein, producing the protein MPYKPPFTITSEILNLVAEISQQVGRLDASALNANGRMGRLWQTLILSRWHPLFLSLPLESVIKDHQQTYYQALEQGDEQADSTPFIRFMLSIIARTLTQNASVSAPANASANPERDVRGLKTPEAILVLLAYNPQRTRQQLAELMGKDLRTIGRALAKLQQAGKIKRVGSDKTGHWEVQP; encoded by the coding sequence ATGCCTTATAAACCGCCCTTTACCATTACCAGCGAAATCCTGAATCTGGTAGCAGAGATCAGCCAGCAAGTAGGGCGGCTGGACGCCAGTGCGTTAAATGCCAATGGCCGTATGGGGCGCTTGTGGCAAACCTTAATTTTGTCTCGGTGGCACCCGCTGTTTTTGTCGTTACCCTTGGAAAGCGTGATTAAAGATCATCAACAGACGTATTACCAGGCACTTGAACAGGGTGACGAGCAAGCCGATAGTACGCCGTTTATTCGCTTCATGTTGTCGATAATTGCCCGGACGCTAACCCAAAACGCCTCTGTAAGCGCCCCTGCAAACGCCTCTGCAAATCCGGAGCGTGATGTACGTGGACTCAAAACCCCCGAAGCGATTCTGGTGTTACTGGCGTATAACCCGCAGCGGACACGCCAGCAGCTCGCCGAACTGATGGGCAAAGACCTGCGCACCATTGGCCGGGCTTTAGCCAAATTGCAGCAGGCGGGAAAAATTAAACGCGTCGGTTCCGATAAAACCGGCCATTGGGAGGTACAGCCGTGA
- a CDS encoding HsdR family type I site-specific deoxyribonuclease, giving the protein MTDYKTIAESNNFIVLDQYNRDWKVADSYQSEGDLERELIQDLTNQGYEYLPGLNHTEAMLANLRVQLQALNNLEFLEGEWLRFVETWLDKPSDSIVDKTRKIHDDYIHDFVFDDGHIQNIYLLDKKNIARNKVQVINQFEQSGSHANRYDVTILVNGLPLVQVELKKRGVAIREAFNQVHRYSKESFNSEHSLFKYLQLFVISNGTDTRYFANTTQRNKNSFDFTMNWAKADNSLIKDLKDFTATFFQKNTLLHVLLHYSVFDVNNTLLVMRPYQIAATERIMWKINSAYQAKNWRSTESGGYVWHTTGSGKTLTSFKAARLATGLDFIDKVFFVVDRKDLDYQTMKEYQRFSPDSVNGSDSTAGLKRNLDKNDNKIIVTTIQKLNRLIKSENDLPVYNQQVVFIFDECHRSQFGEAQKNLKKRFRKFYQFGFTGTPIFPQNALGADTTASYLAANCMPM; this is encoded by the coding sequence GTGACAGACTACAAAACTATTGCCGAATCCAACAACTTCATTGTTCTGGATCAATACAACCGGGACTGGAAGGTGGCCGATAGCTACCAGAGCGAAGGGGACCTGGAACGCGAACTGATTCAGGATTTGACGAATCAGGGCTATGAATACCTGCCCGGCCTGAATCATACCGAGGCAATGCTCGCCAACCTGCGTGTGCAGTTGCAGGCACTGAATAATCTGGAGTTTCTGGAAGGTGAATGGTTGCGTTTTGTGGAAACCTGGCTGGACAAACCCAGCGACAGCATCGTGGACAAAACCCGCAAAATTCACGATGACTATATTCACGATTTTGTGTTTGATGATGGCCATATTCAGAATATTTACCTGCTGGATAAAAAGAATATCGCCCGCAACAAGGTACAGGTCATCAATCAGTTTGAGCAATCTGGCAGCCACGCCAACCGCTACGATGTGACCATTCTGGTCAACGGCCTGCCGTTGGTACAGGTAGAGCTGAAAAAGCGCGGAGTGGCCATCCGCGAGGCCTTTAATCAGGTGCATCGCTACAGCAAGGAGAGTTTTAACAGTGAACATTCCCTGTTCAAGTATCTGCAACTCTTTGTGATTTCCAACGGTACGGACACCCGCTACTTTGCCAACACCACCCAGCGCAATAAAAACAGCTTCGATTTCACCATGAACTGGGCAAAGGCGGATAACAGTCTGATCAAAGACCTGAAGGACTTTACGGCTACTTTCTTTCAGAAAAACACCCTGCTGCATGTGCTCCTGCATTATTCGGTATTTGATGTAAACAATACCCTGCTGGTGATGCGCCCTTACCAGATTGCCGCCACCGAACGCATCATGTGGAAAATCAACAGCGCGTATCAGGCGAAAAACTGGCGCAGCACGGAAAGTGGCGGTTATGTATGGCATACCACCGGTTCCGGCAAAACCCTGACCAGTTTCAAGGCGGCGCGTCTGGCCACCGGGCTGGACTTTATCGACAAGGTATTTTTTGTGGTGGACCGCAAGGATCTGGATTATCAGACCATGAAGGAATATCAGCGTTTTTCGCCCGATAGCGTCAATGGCTCGGATAGCACCGCCGGACTCAAACGCAATCTGGATAAAAATGATAACAAAATCATCGTCACCACCATCCAGAAGCTCAACCGGCTGATCAAAAGCGAAAATGACCTGCCGGTGTATAACCAGCAGGTGGTGTTTATTTTTGATGAATGCCATCGCAGCCAGTTTGGCGAAGCCCAGAAAAACCTGAAAAAACGCTTCAGAAAGTTCTATCAGTTCGGTTTTACCGGCACCCCCATTTTTCCGCAAAACGCCCTGGGAGCCGATACCACGGCCAGCTATTTGGCCGCGAACTGCATGCCTATGTGA
- a CDS encoding type I restriction endonuclease subunit R, EcoR124 family has translation MITDAIRDEKVLKFKVDYNDVRPQFKALEAEQDAKKLSAAENRQALLHPDRIREITQYILNNFRQKTHRLQAGGKGFNAMLAVSSVEAAKWYYESFKTVQKDREKPLKVATIFSFAANEEQDAVGDIIDESFDVSAMNSSAKEFLAAAIADYNALFKTSFRLDSDGFQNYYRDLAKQMKAGEVDLLIVVGMFLTGFDAPTLNTLFVDKNLRYHGLIQAYSRTNRIYDATKTFGNIITFRNLEQATIDAITLFGDKNTKNVVLEKSFREYMEGFTDVVTGEARRGFVDVVKELEQRFPDPAAIEKESDKKAFVKLFGEFLRVENVLQNFDEFASLKALQNVDMDDPAALEAFKAKYYVTDEELPALQAVQIPSERKTQDYRSTYNDVRDWLRREKSASEKAESSIDWDDVVFEVDLLKSQEINLDYILELIFENNKKIKDKVALVEDVRRVIRASLGNRAKETLLVDFINQTDLDQLGDKTSLIEAFFTFAQGEQRREADALIADENLNVEAARRYISVSLKREFASDNGTELNALLPKMSPLNPQYLSKKQSVFQKIAAFVEKFKGVGGQV, from the coding sequence GTGATTACCGATGCTATCCGCGACGAAAAAGTGCTGAAGTTCAAGGTGGACTACAACGATGTCCGTCCCCAGTTCAAGGCGCTGGAAGCCGAGCAGGATGCGAAAAAACTCAGTGCCGCCGAAAATCGCCAGGCCTTGTTGCATCCCGACCGTATCCGCGAAATTACCCAGTACATTTTGAATAACTTCCGGCAAAAAACCCATCGTTTGCAGGCCGGTGGTAAAGGCTTTAATGCCATGCTGGCCGTCAGCAGCGTAGAAGCCGCCAAGTGGTATTATGAGTCCTTCAAAACCGTGCAAAAAGACCGCGAAAAACCCTTGAAGGTCGCCACCATTTTCTCCTTTGCAGCCAACGAAGAACAAGATGCCGTGGGCGATATTATTGATGAAAGCTTTGATGTTTCGGCCATGAACAGCAGTGCCAAGGAGTTTTTGGCGGCAGCAATTGCCGACTATAACGCACTGTTCAAAACCAGCTTCAGATTGGATAGCGACGGTTTTCAGAACTACTACCGCGATTTGGCCAAGCAAATGAAGGCCGGGGAAGTTGATCTGCTGATTGTGGTGGGCATGTTTCTGACCGGTTTTGATGCGCCGACGCTCAACACCTTGTTTGTCGACAAAAACCTGCGTTATCACGGCTTGATTCAGGCTTACTCACGCACCAACCGCATTTATGATGCGACCAAAACCTTTGGCAATATCATCACGTTCCGCAATCTCGAACAGGCGACTATCGACGCCATCACCCTGTTTGGGGACAAAAACACCAAAAATGTCGTGCTCGAAAAAAGCTTCAGGGAGTACATGGAAGGCTTTACCGATGTGGTCACTGGCGAAGCGCGGCGCGGCTTTGTGGATGTGGTGAAAGAACTGGAGCAGCGTTTTCCTGATCCTGCTGCCATTGAAAAAGAATCGGATAAAAAAGCCTTTGTGAAGTTGTTTGGCGAATTTTTGCGCGTGGAAAATGTGCTGCAAAACTTTGATGAATTCGCCAGCCTGAAAGCTTTGCAAAATGTCGATATGGATGACCCCGCAGCCTTAGAAGCCTTCAAGGCCAAGTATTATGTGACGGATGAGGAGTTGCCTGCGTTGCAGGCTGTTCAAATCCCATCCGAACGCAAAACCCAGGACTACCGTTCTACCTACAATGATGTGCGCGATTGGTTGCGGCGGGAAAAATCCGCTTCGGAAAAAGCAGAGTCCAGCATCGATTGGGATGACGTGGTGTTTGAGGTAGATTTGCTCAAATCTCAGGAAATCAATCTGGATTACATTCTCGAGCTGATTTTTGAGAACAACAAAAAAATCAAAGACAAGGTGGCCCTGGTGGAAGATGTGCGCCGGGTGATCCGTGCCAGCCTCGGGAATCGTGCCAAAGAAACGCTCCTGGTGGATTTCATCAATCAAACCGATCTGGATCAGCTTGGTGACAAAACCAGCCTGATTGAGGCCTTTTTTACCTTTGCCCAGGGCGAACAGCGGCGCGAAGCCGATGCGCTTATCGCTGACGAAAACCTGAATGTCGAAGCCGCGCGCCGCTATATCAGCGTTTCCCTGAAACGGGAGTTTGCCAGCGATAATGGCACCGAGCTCAATGCCCTGCTCCCCAAAATGAGCCCACTGAATCCTCAGTACCTGAGTAAAAAGCAGAGTGTGTTCCAGAAAATCGCAGCCTTTGTCGAGAAGTTCAAAGGCGTGGGCGGACAGGTTTAA